The Marinitoga sp. 38H-ov genomic interval AAAGGTCAAAGCTTCCTTGTCTACAGTTTTTTCCTTTTTTAATACCAAAGAAGCTTTTTTTCTTATATTCATTCTTTCTTCTATACTCAATTTCGAAATTTCTTCTACTATAGAAAAAAGCCGCGCGTCTTTCACACACGCGGTAACTATTTCATTAATAATTTTATCATCAATCACTATAGTCTCCTTAAGCTTCCGTTTCTTCTTCAGTAACTTCAGCAAATACTCTAAATTTTATTCCTGTTCTTTTTTCTTCGCCAACAGCAACTTCAACGAATCCAGGTACAACAAATAACTTTTTTCCGCGAGTTTCAACGAATCTTCTTGCTATCGCAATTGCTTTAACTGCTTGGTTAACTGCCCCCGCCCCAATTGCTTGGATTTCTACTTCATCTGTTTTGCTCAATACTCCTGCAATAGCTCCAGCAACTTTATTCGGTGATGAAGAGTGTCCGACTTTTAAAACTTCCATGGATTGTTCAGCCCCCTTTATAACATTTTCTACGTTTATTTTACCATAAATTTTAACTTTTTTCAAATTATATTTCAAAAAAATAATTAGCCAGTTATCCTGGCTAATTAGAATTCTATTATTCTCCTCCAAACAGAGGTTATTGCATTTAAAATTTCCTTTGGACTTATTAAGTCACCATCTACCTTATTTACTAATTCTATATGTTTTCCAAATTTATTAATTCTTGATATTTCTAATGCCATTTGTCCTAAATTCATTTCTGCAACAATAATTGATTGTGATTTTTTTAATATATTTTTCATTTTAGAAACTGGAAATGGCCAAATTGTTATTGGTTTAAACAAACCTACAGGTATTCTATCCTCTCTAGCCATTTTTACTGCTTTCATAGCGCTTCTTGCAACAGTTCCATATGCTACTACTATAATTTCCGCATCATCTGTCATATATTCATCATATAATGCTATTTCTTCAGTATATAATCTTATTTTTGAATCTAAATGTTTAATAACCTTATCTGCCACATCTGTAGAACCAACTGGAAAACCTGTTTCATCATGAACTAATCCAGAAACATGGAATCTAGCCTTACCCATTTCTATTAATGGATTAACTGGAGAATTTTCTTCTTGGAATCCAAATGGATGGAATAAATCTTCTTCCTCAATTTCCGAATCAGATAATCTTTGTATTATCTCTGGATTTTCATATTCATCACTCAAATAAAAACTTTCTCTCATATGCCCTAAAGTTTCATCCATAATTAAAACTACAGGTGTTCTATATTTTTCCGCATAATTAAACGCTTTTATTGTATATTTATAAGCTTCTTCAACAGTGGATGGATATAATGCTATTATTTGTTGATCTCCATGCCTTCCCCATCTAATTTGCATAATATCTCCTTGAGATGGTTTAGTTGGAAGTCCTGTACTTGGACCGCCTCTCATAACATCAACAAAAACACATGGAGTTTCTGTCATGATAGCATATCCCAATGCTTCTTGCATCAAACTAAATCCCGGACCACTTGTTGCTGTCATTGACTTTACACCAGCTAAAGATGCTCCTATTATTGCTGCAGCACTTGCAATTTCATCTTCCATTTGTATAAATCTACCTCCAACTTTAGGCAATTCCTTAGCCATAACTTCAGCAACTTCTGTAGAAGGAGTAATTGGGTATCCAGCATAAAATCTACAACCCGCCTTTATTGCAGCTAATGCTACTGCTTCATTCCCTTGCATAAATACTATTCTACCCATTATTTTCAACCACCTTTTCCATTACATTAATTGCAATATCAGGACAAAGTCTTTCACACATTAAACATCCTATACATTTATCTATATCTTGTACAATTGGTTTTCCTAATTCTGCTGAGCCTAATGTCTTTGTTGGACAAACGTTATAACAAATACCACACTTTTTACATAGTGAGTAATTTATTTCAACAGTAAAGCTCTTTTTCCCCATTTTCTCACCTCTTATGATAGAATTGATAAAAAGACCCCAGCTGCAACAGCTGACCCTATTACCCCTGCAACATTTGGACCCATTGCATGCATTAGTATAAAATTACTTGGATCTTCTGATTGAGCTACAGTTTGAGCAACCCTTGCAGAATCCGGTACAGCTGATACTCCTGCAGCACCTATTAAAGGATTAATTTTATTCTTTGTAAATAAGTTCATTAATTTCGCAAAGAATATTCCTGATATCATTGCAATAATAAACGCTATTGCACCTAATAAAAAGATTTTTAAACTTGTTGGTTTTAAAAATACGTCCGCCCTTGCAGTACTACCAACAGCCAACATTAATAATATAGTAACTGTATCTAAAATAAATCTAGATGCAGCTTCTGCCAATCTTTTAGTAACTCCAGATTCTTTAAGTAAATTACCTAACATTAAAAGCCCAACTAAGGATAATGCTTTTGGAACTAATATAGCAACAACAATTGTAGTTGCTATTGGGAAAATAATTTTTTCTTTTTGACTAACATGTCTCATTCTTTTCATTCTAATTTTTCTTTCTTCTTTAGTTGTAAGTAGTTTAGATACAGGAGGTTGTAAAATAGGAATTAATGCGATATATGAATATGCTGCTATAGCAATTATTGCTAATAAATCTGGTGCAAACTTAGATGCTAAATATATAGAAGTTGGACCATCAGCACCACCTATTATTGCTATAGAAGCTGCGCTATGTATATCAAATCCTAATAAATTAGCAACAATAAATGTTCCAAAAATACCAACTTGAGCAGCTGCTCCTAAAAAGATTAAACGAGGATCTGCTATTAAATATGAAAAATCCGTTAATGCTCCAATACCCAAAAATATTAAAGGAGGATAAATACCTAAAAACATTCCTCTTTGGATATACCACAATAATCCGCCAACTTGATCTCCAACAGGAGGATTTAATAATCCAGTTATTTCTGGTGGAATATTTGCCAATATAATACCAAACCCTATTGGTATTAAAAGCAGAGGTTCTGCATGTTTAACTATCGCTACATAAATCAACAAAGAGCCTATAAATAACATTAATATATGCTGCCATGTAAAATATGCAAATCCACTATTGGAAAAAAAAGCAATAAAATTTGATAGATCCATAACATTTCCTCCTTGAATTTTTTTTCATAGTAATTATAATACTTAATTTTACATAATTCAAGATGTGTTTTTGCTAGTTATATTTAAGGAAATTACAAAAAGCAGGGCTTCAACGCCCTACTTTTTATCTAATCGTATTTAGTTAAAGATTTTAACATTTAAAGAAAAAATAACATTCCTTCTTCTGATATATTATATTCTACATTATGAGGAATTATTATTGTTCTATAATCTTTTAAAGATACATGTATAGAAAAACCTTTAACAATCTCATTTTTTACTCTTTTTATATTAAAATATTGTGTCTTAAATTCCTTAGGTGAATTAACAATAACATAAGGACTATCTTTTAAAACCTTTTTGCCTTTTTCTATATGAATTTCTCTTGGTCTTCCCCAATCGTACAATCTATATGTTAAATCAGATGTTTGCTGTATTTCAAGCAACATAGAATTAGGCCCCAATGTATGCACTACTCCTGCTGGAATAAATAACAAGTCTTCTTTTTTTAATTTCATTGGTTTAAAGTCCCAATTTTGAGTTTCTATTGCTTTTCTATTATTTTCAATATCATTGGAAATAAATATCTCATTTGATTCATTCAAAAAATACCACGCTTCTGTTTTCCCCCATGGTTCATTTTCTAATTCTTTTGCATATTTATCATCTGGATGTACTTGAATTGAAAGCCATTGTGTTGTTGATATTAATTTTAATAATAATGGAATTCTTGGAAAATCTTTCCCTATTAATTCTTTTATAATTCCCGATGGTTTTCCATAATTTTTTCCACTTTCTAATCCCACTAATTCTGTTTCATTACCTTGAACCCCTGAAAATAACCATACTTCACCTATTTTATCCATATCTTTTTTATTAAATATATTATTTAATCTTTCATCTCCCCATACTTTTTCTACAAAAATTGGTTTAGATATTAATGCTTCTTTCATTGTATCACCTCACAATATATTATATTTATTTCATATGCATATAATAATCATTTTAATTTTTTTTGTTTTCTTCTTAAATTAAAAAGTATGAAAAATCCAATAATTGACATAACGCTCAATGTTAGATATGTTGTAATAGTTCCTTTTTCGTCCAATAATAATCCTATTAATGGTGATAATAATGCAAAACTTAAATTAGCTACTAAACTTACCATAGAAATAACGGTAGCTCTATATTTATCCTCTACTTGATGATTAATATAGAAATTCATAGTTGGTCTATCCATAGCTCTAAC includes:
- a CDS encoding stage V sporulation protein S, whose product is MEVLKVGHSSSPNKVAGAIAGVLSKTDEVEIQAIGAGAVNQAVKAIAIARRFVETRGKKLFVVPGFVEVAVGEEKRTGIKFRVFAEVTEEETEA
- a CDS encoding 2-oxoacid:acceptor oxidoreductase subunit alpha, which translates into the protein MGRIVFMQGNEAVALAAIKAGCRFYAGYPITPSTEVAEVMAKELPKVGGRFIQMEDEIASAAAIIGASLAGVKSMTATSGPGFSLMQEALGYAIMTETPCVFVDVMRGGPSTGLPTKPSQGDIMQIRWGRHGDQQIIALYPSTVEEAYKYTIKAFNYAEKYRTPVVLIMDETLGHMRESFYLSDEYENPEIIQRLSDSEIEEEDLFHPFGFQEENSPVNPLIEMGKARFHVSGLVHDETGFPVGSTDVADKVIKHLDSKIRLYTEEIALYDEYMTDDAEIIVVAYGTVARSAMKAVKMAREDRIPVGLFKPITIWPFPVSKMKNILKKSQSIIVAEMNLGQMALEISRINKFGKHIELVNKVDGDLISPKEILNAITSVWRRIIEF
- a CDS encoding 4Fe-4S dicluster domain-containing protein is translated as MGKKSFTVEINYSLCKKCGICYNVCPTKTLGSAELGKPIVQDIDKCIGCLMCERLCPDIAINVMEKVVENNG
- a CDS encoding sodium ion-translocating decarboxylase subunit beta, translating into MDLSNFIAFFSNSGFAYFTWQHILMLFIGSLLIYVAIVKHAEPLLLIPIGFGIILANIPPEITGLLNPPVGDQVGGLLWYIQRGMFLGIYPPLIFLGIGALTDFSYLIADPRLIFLGAAAQVGIFGTFIVANLLGFDIHSAASIAIIGGADGPTSIYLASKFAPDLLAIIAIAAYSYIALIPILQPPVSKLLTTKEERKIRMKRMRHVSQKEKIIFPIATTIVVAILVPKALSLVGLLMLGNLLKESGVTKRLAEAASRFILDTVTILLMLAVGSTARADVFLKPTSLKIFLLGAIAFIIAMISGIFFAKLMNLFTKNKINPLIGAAGVSAVPDSARVAQTVAQSEDPSNFILMHAMGPNVAGVIGSAVAAGVFLSILS
- a CDS encoding type I phosphomannose isomerase catalytic subunit codes for the protein MKEALISKPIFVEKVWGDERLNNIFNKKDMDKIGEVWLFSGVQGNETELVGLESGKNYGKPSGIIKELIGKDFPRIPLLLKLISTTQWLSIQVHPDDKYAKELENEPWGKTEAWYFLNESNEIFISNDIENNRKAIETQNWDFKPMKLKKEDLLFIPAGVVHTLGPNSMLLEIQQTSDLTYRLYDWGRPREIHIEKGKKVLKDSPYVIVNSPKEFKTQYFNIKRVKNEIVKGFSIHVSLKDYRTIIIPHNVEYNISEEGMLFFL